The nucleotide window CAAATCAACTACAGACCACTCAGCTCCTTGTTTCACTCAACTTAATATTCTCGATGTTTTTAAACTCCATAAATTCCTTCTAGGTACCTTCGTTTACAGCTTGATTCACAAGCATTCACCACATACATTATCAGATTACTTCAGTGTCAGTTGTCATGACTATAATACTAGAAATTGTCAACTTCAAAACCTACGTCCATATCATGCAATGACAAATTCAGGCCAGTTTGCTGTTTCTTTTTCTGGAGCAAGAGTTTGGAATGACATACCTTTCCATATAAAGTCCACAAACTCTCTACAtaacttcaaacacacttttaGGCAATATTTGATCAATCAGTAACATATTTCACTTTTGCCATGTAGTAATTTAGTGATCTTCTACgatattgtaattatttcagcacttttcttttatttacttaaagaactatttgttattgttatcatgagCCCCCTTTGCTAActgtttttttcagacaaggtACCATGACGGGGTTTGGGCTAGCTGTAAGCTATTTCCCGACTCCCCATTTACCCTCTACTTTGTTATTTTCTCCCTCTCGAGTTCATGTGTCATGtaattaacttttttttcttcaaatcgggtaaataaaccaattattattattattatgttaatggcgtaaaacaagatggctgacagcaAAAGCAGTGGAAGTGGCGGTCAATATTTCACCCGTTTTCTACAAAAAATCCCCAAATTCTGTAGTGTAAGATGCCGCGTTCAGTGAGGCTCAGGTTCGATTACACTTCTGTAAAGTTTCTGCACCGATTTTACGAAATTTGCAGAGAAATCCCCGTTCTCGTTTTCGAATTGAACAGGCAGGCTATCAGGACGTCCTATTCTAATACATGTACTGGGATTAGAATGTATATGATAGTGAAAAGACGTAGTCGTTAATGTTGACAATGTCTGTTTTCCAGGGTTAAGATTTCAAAGTTATCTTCAGATAAGATGGGCAGTTATCTTCTCTACCTTCCATGTATGCATGAGCACTTTTTCCATACACTATCACATACACAATCcatttacatgtattagaaTAGGACGTCCTAATAGCCTGTTCAGTTCGAAACGGGAACGGAGATttctctgcaagttttgtaaaatgggAGAGGAATCGAACCTAAACCTCTCTGAACACGGCATCTTACACAACAGAATTTGGTGATTTTGTTGAGAAAAGGGGTAAAATACTTTCCGCCGCTTCCACTGCTTTtgctgtcagccatcttgttttacgacattaacatcaaaatatgttaaGCTATCATTTTAAACGACCAAACTTATGGATTCCATTCCAGCAACTATCGTTTCCCTACCCAAGCTATCCTGCACGGTGTCAAAGCTgtcgttttcattcaaaagctacactttcttaggtacccctgTTCATAGGCAAAAAAGATGCAGTAGTATCccacattaaacaccttgaacagttacaactgatgaaagacaagagacaaaaacatgttGGAAAGAGGAAAAAGTATATATCAATTACCCAATGTGTATAAATGCGCAGAGattgttagttttattttttatattggtaaaaaattgatcatagttctctcatagactaccatgtatagtgaattcaacattttggtgaaattcgaAAGCCAATTTCATGCACACACATCcttaaccatcctagtctaatcaagtacattaatatagTTTCCATATACACTATAGTGAATCAAcagtttggtgaaattccaaaatccactttcttgcacacatatccacttgtaaccaccttagtctgatcaaatacattaatatcaataatcaaccatacataaatacacagatttacttgATGTTGTTACAgtactggaaaaaaaatattcacagtttcctcatataataccatgtatagtaaatcaacattttcaatgaaatcccaatatccaatttcttgtacatacatGCACGCTTTAATTCTCACTTCAAGGAAAGTACATTTActtatattatcaaacatatataaatgtatagatATAGCTTGTTGTGGGGAGGGAAAAtggtcaataatttgcctgatagactcccgtgtattatgatttgatatttttgggtgaaaCAATATATCAACCACATCTTGCCTCCTTACAGTtgcgcaaaatatggtgacctcCCGCAAatgcatgacccttcaaaaaggcttgcatgataaattgcaaccctccctccaaaaatgccagcccccctgtaatttctgtctatAACATACTATCCGTAACACAAAAGCGGAGCGTTTCGACTGTTTGCAATAGTCATTTCTTTTGTACGTAGTGAGTGTAAAAGTATCAACGTTTGGTTGTTTTGACGGTAGTGCAAAAGCATTGATACGcatattgtaatattttactCCGTGCTTTGTTGTTAATCAAGTCGTTTCCCGCAAACCAACAAATTGTCACTATCGCATTTACCACACGCGGGAAAAGACTTCCGACCCACTGTCCAATGAAAATTCAGTCATTCCACTTGACCGCCCTACATACTGTCATAGTCGAGGTAAGGCGACTGCTGGTGAAAACTTCTCTAGCTGCTGTTTCGTGGCTCTGTACGTGATTGACGGGTCTTCCGTCTTTAGATTCTCCAGTAAAGCAATGTCATTTTCCAGAAGTACCCGGTGTCATCTGACTTGTTTCTTCACGGCAGTGCAATTTCCATTTTCTACTTAGCGATCCCAGATCCTTTTTACACTGTACCTGGAAAACTTGAATTTTTTGGCGGTATCCTGAATCTCCTTCTCGGCACGGTACCAGTAAATTTGTCGCCACCATTTTGTCTGATGTGGTTCACAAGGAGGTTACTTATCCACTAGCTAGTTCTTCACTGACAGGTTTCCCTGAGCGGTATTCCCTACCCAGCAAATTTACCTGCAACATTTTGACGGAGTATGTGCAAACGTATTTGTTTGAACTCGTGTGAGTGGCCTGGGTATTGTGACCAGCGTTTTGATGGCAACTGTCATTGTAGCAACTTAACTTTTGTCGCCACTCACTGCACTAACCGTAAAAAACAATTAAAACGTTGTATACTTTTACACTCACTGGGACTACAATTTATGATTGTTGCAAACAGTCGAAACGCTCCGCTTTCGTGTTACGGGTAGTACATAACAATTAAACTTATTAGTATGTAGTTTTAGAATGCCGGACacgggggagggtcacattttcgACACAAGGATAGGGGAGGTTCACATATTACGGTACAGATGCGCACGGAATTTACCTAgtccaccccctgtaattactaaaGGCTCCCTTACTAGGGATGATAataatgtgatacattcaaatcaCGATGAAATTATGTATTTGTGcggctatttttgccatttttggtcaggtgGATACCTGACGTCAgctgtcaaagatttccaccttcttcatcacaACGTGTCACAAATtgctattctctacataacacactGAAGCTCTGTCGGCCACTGTCGCTTGTTTTGCAGCCTGTCAATGGACAGTTTCCTCCTTGAAATGTGTTCAATCTTCTCGCTTGTCTTAGTTATGTTCTTCTTTAATCTCCAGAGACATCGTCGGCTGTCTGTGACATAGGGTGCGGCACTGGGTCTTCTCTGTGTCTCTTGGCGCGTGATTATCCAGAAAAAGAGTTCCACGGCATCGACCTGATGGAGAATGCCATCGTTATGGCCAAATCTCGCGCAGCATCCATGCAACTCTCGAACATCACTTTCCACCTCGGTGACGCGATGAAGGCATTAGAATGGGAGGACTGGAGTTTGAAATTCGATCTTGTCTGGTGTAGGGACTTGGTACACGACTTGCCAAGGCCCGACCTATTTTTGAAAGGGGTTAAAGATGTTCTGAAGGACGACGGTTATTTTGTTATGGTTGATGTTGCATCACATAGCAAGCTTGCTGACAATATAAACACACCCTTATCTTCAGTTCTGTACACCTCTAGTCTTTTCCGCTGTGTGCCGATGTCCCTCGCCGGCGAGGGTGAAAGCATGGCACTCGGGGCGATGTGGGGAAGAGAACGAGCATTAGAAATGCTTGCAGAAGCAGGTTTTGATTGCTTCCATACTCAAAAATATTATACTTATGATGAAGCGTTTTACTGTAGGAAATTAAAGTAGAAACGGTCGGAGTGGAAACTTCTGGTGATATATTATGGTTAAGAGAAAATCCAAAAGTAAAACTATCTGTTTTTAACAGGGTGGTAACCTGACTAAATTGGCGAGGGGACATAATCTAACTCAGCTTACGTAAATTTAAACATTCTGCATATTACATGTTATTAGCAAACAACACTGAATGCAACAATTATTATGTCTACGCATCCGCTAAATATACAACcttgtcattgtcattgttttgttttgatattaatgacTTGGAAGAAGCATTGAAATGTGGTACAGAAACTGTTGTGTACTCTTATACGTTAAAGCTTCTGTACTTGCTGACGATCTGTCTCTTTTTATTAGCACCCCAAATGGTTTGCAGCGACTCCTTAACCGTCTTTATGATTATTGTAAACGTTGGAGATTGACAGTAAACCTTGGCAAAAGCAAGAAAGTGTGTTACGAAAAGGAATTCGCTTAAAAAAGACCGAGAAATGGTACTGGGGATGTAAAGAAATTGAAGTAGTTTCAAAGTATAATTATTTAGGGGTTATTCTCTCAAGTTCAGGTGTCTTGTATCAGGCACAAAAACACATTGCTGATCAAGCCATGAAGGCTTTGTACAATCTTGAGAGCACTTTATACAGATTTGATGGGCTTCATCCTAACATTGCATTTCACATATTTGATTGTAAGATACTTCCTATCCTTTACGGTGGTGTTATTTGGGGGACACGAGCTTGTGCCGATGTAGAAAAAATCCAGTATAAATTCTGCAAATTTCTCTTAGGTGTAAACGTGAACACAACAAATTCTTCTGTAATAGAAGAATTGGGAAGATATCCCATTAAAACTTACCTTGATATGGAAATTTTACGTTTTTTGATAAGATGTCTTCACCCTGAATGCCCTGAAATTGGCCACGACTGTTTCAAGTACCAGTATGATCAAGCAGAAAAAAGTGTAAACTGTTGGGCTTTATATGTTAAAACATTTGCTGTATAAATATGGTTTTGGTCACTTCTGGATAAATCAGCAAACAATCGATTATACTTTTTTACTTCAACAGTTTAAAGAAAGGTGTTGTGATATCGCAATGCAAGAATGGCAATCTGAGATAGAGAGTATCTGTAGTCTCCGTACAGacgtaaattttaaaatattttcaaatgtaagAAATATCTTAAATTTATTCAGACTACTTTATATCGCAAGGCTTTAGCCCGTCTTCGGGTATCATCCCATAATCTTTTAGTGCAAAAAGGAAGAGAACTTGGAATTCCACTTCAAGAGAGATTGTGTCCATTTAACTGTAATTATATAGAAGACGAATTTCACTTTGTCCTGGTCTTTacttaatatgaaaatatcagaGCCCGTTTCAATTTTACTACACACCTGCTATCAAATGGAAATTTGGTCGATTACTACAATCAGAAAATGAAAGCATcttgcaaaatctatcaaaatatgtattccATGCTTTTAAACAACGTCAGCGTCTGCTTGGCGATGGAAACTAGAAATGTAACTTTATTTGAAACCTCAAGTGACTGTAACttttcaatatgaaaattgtacattAAGGCCAGTGGCATATAGTACTGAATAAATATGATGATAATATAAAATTTGTCATATAAAAGACTTTAAAAATGCTTCAATAGGTGTATCATAGATAAACAAGCAGAAATATTTGTCAGAATTGAACTCTATTATATCACTCCTGGCATGTAAACATTCTGTACATGTATTCAAGTATTTAagattcatttgtcaatgttgGCATTGAATCTCATGACAGACATGCGATTGTCAACAGGAACAATGTACATATACCAGAAAATGCAGCAGAACATTTACCAGCagattaatttaatttaatgctttGTTTCAGTCCGTTTTCACTCAAGACGACCAAATCACAGCTGTTCCACTTTTAATGACGTCACAAATGATGCATCATACAATGTAGCCATTTGTGTAGACATTCTCAAACATCTTACACATGAGATGCTAATAAAGCCAAGGGTCCAGATATCATATTAGGTATTTTATTAAAAACGTTGGTGCAATTTGCTTACCCACCGATGATtttattaaatacatcaattgaGAAAGGAACATTTCCAAGGCTGGTTTAGCGAGGAAATGTTCCaccaattttcaaaagtagTAACAAATGCGATGTCACTGCTCTCTTTTCTAAGTAAAACATTCGACAAAGTGATCTTTGATGATTTATATTTACTCATGTTATAAAGTATATATGTAGCACAgcatgattttatttaaattttaagaTCTTTTCATACTTCCATTGTAAAGAGCTGTCTTGAGTGCTGTTCTGTTCTCTGAAACCTTGGCTAAAAATAAAACCTACCGTCAATTATCTCTCCTTTCTCAagaagtatttgtgaatgcagccttgtAGCATAACGGAGACTTCGGCACTTTCTTTTCTGTCTACTGAACAGCCTTTAAGTCTATCCGGAATTATTAGTTTGCCAATATCAGTAAAGATATACCAGATTTGTAATTGATTCATTCTAACTATTGGCCCTTTATTTAGCGAAAATGAAACCGACATTGCAATATGAAAAGGAGATTGCTTTCCGAAATAAAACTTGAAACGAAGTTAAGGAAAAACAGCACACGAAGTGTCATCTCAAAAGTCGTAAAAAAAACaaggaaataaaaattttatctgtttttttattcaaacaaATACTGCCTTAAGGCTATACGTAAAACTAGCAAGCATTGGGTCTCCCTGAGGGTGAGCATATACTCACGCCCCATTGCCATGAATGAAGATGCACCTAACAAATGTAATTGATACCCTGTAGAACTTGTAATACTCTTTCTGATTGATCGTTTCTTCTGATGGACGTGTGAGATTTGAGACCTGCGTATTTTGTCTGGTGTAGGGAGGAGTTTGCCATCCGTACATAAGACTATTTGACGACCCGATCATTGCAAAAGTGTGTTATTGTACGCCCTCAACGATAGGGCAGACATATTGTGACACATTGTGACCCCGGGCTGTGATCTTTTAAAGAGGTGTGCACGAGTGGTGTGGACTCTGCTGGCCTGCTGAACGAAAGAGATATAGACTACAACAGACTTAAGACCTAGAAATATGGAAGCCAACAACGATGCATCATTATCTGCAGTTGACTTCGAAAAACGTGTAAATGAAATCGCACAATCGGGCTTCACTGCTCTCGGCATTGCAGCAGGATCTGCTAGTGGTCTGTTCAACACAATGGCCACACTTGGAGAAGCCAAAACTTCCACTGAAATTGCTGATGCTGCCGGACTGAAAGAAAGGTTGGTTAACAAGAATGGAAAATACACGCTTCATTGTGTAAACGGTGATAACCCTCAAAT belongs to Ptychodera flava strain L36383 chromosome 17, AS_Pfla_20210202, whole genome shotgun sequence and includes:
- the LOC139116075 gene encoding S-adenosylmethionine-dependent methyltransferase Rv2258c-like, which translates into the protein MVVARIVEADLENDTFYLPPDRRKALCTAEGEGAPAVLCEGIPWLSEVYKDIMECFKKDGPRGVSHSKYTLDPPFFDAMSSIRLGGKAPNYLTDYEEIKRTIETSSAVCDIGCGTGSSLCLLARDYPEKEFHGIDLMENAIVMAKSRAASMQLSNITFHLGDAMKALEWEDWSLKFDLVWCRDLVHDLPRPDLFLKGVKDVLKDDGYFVMVDVASHSKLADNINTPLSSVLYTSSLFRCVPMSLAGEGESMALGAMWGRERALEMLAEAGFDCFHTQKYYTYDEAFYCRKLK